In Bacteroides coprosuis DSM 18011, the following are encoded in one genomic region:
- a CDS encoding alpha-1,2-mannosidase (COGs: COG3537 Putative alpha-1 2-mannosidase~InterPro IPR012939:IPR005887~KEGG: bth:BT_3527 alpha-1,2-mannosidase~PFAM: Glycosyl hydrolase 92~SPTR: Alpha-1,2-mannosidase;~TIGRFAM: Alpha-1,2-mannosidase, putative~IMG reference gene:2504106057~PFAM: Glycosyl hydrolase family 92~TIGRFAM: alpha-1,2-mannosidase, putative), which yields MRLRSVLFMVFCALVGVLQAKKYTPVDYVSILVGTQSKHSFSTGNTYPAIAVPWGMNFWTPQTGKMGDGWTYSYDADKIRGFKQTHQPSPWINDYGQFSIMPQTGELNFDEEERASWFSHKAETATPYYYKVYLADYDVVTELVPTSRAALFRFTFPENEKSNVIIDAFDKGSYVKILPNENKIIGYTTKNSGGVPENFKNYFVIQFDTPFSIAKGVNDKKITDILDNTSDHSGAIVSFNTKRGDQVHVRIASSFISIEQAELNLAELGDFTLEELKEQSREQWNEVLGKLEVEDKNIDNLRTFYSCLYRSVLFPRSFYEYNKDGDVVHYSPYNGEVLSGYMFTDTGFWDTFRSLFPLLNLVYPSQNLKIQEGLANTFKESGFLPEWASPGHRDCMVGNNSASVVADAYLKGVQYEDIETLWNAVVHGANAVHPEISSTGRLGFEYYNKLGYVPYDVDINENAARTLEYAYNDWCIYELGKKLGKSKKELKPFKERAFNYRNLFDSEHKLMRGKNADGAFQSPFNPLKWGDAFTEGNSWHYTWSVFHDPQGLIDLMGGKDDFNQMLDSVFNVPPLFDDSYYGFVIHEIREMQVMNMGNYAHGNQPIQHMIYLYNYAGQPWKAQYWTREVMNKLYTPNPDGYCGDEDNGQTSAWYVFSALGFYPVAPGTDQYVIGSPLFDKATIHLDNGKDVVLEAQNNNEENRYIHSILLNNKNYTKNYFQHGDFANGVNIIYSMTDKPNKERGINDVDVPYSFSKEK from the coding sequence ATGAGATTACGTAGTGTACTTTTTATGGTCTTTTGCGCTTTAGTGGGTGTACTCCAAGCAAAAAAATATACTCCTGTAGATTATGTCAGTATATTGGTAGGTACTCAATCTAAGCATTCTTTTTCAACAGGTAATACTTATCCTGCCATTGCTGTTCCTTGGGGAATGAACTTTTGGACTCCTCAAACTGGTAAAATGGGTGATGGGTGGACTTATAGTTATGATGCCGATAAAATAAGAGGTTTTAAACAAACACACCAGCCTAGTCCCTGGATTAATGATTATGGGCAGTTTTCAATAATGCCTCAGACAGGTGAATTAAATTTTGATGAAGAAGAGAGAGCTAGTTGGTTTTCGCATAAAGCAGAAACAGCTACTCCTTATTATTATAAAGTATATTTAGCCGATTATGATGTAGTTACGGAATTAGTTCCCACATCAAGAGCTGCTCTTTTTCGTTTTACGTTCCCTGAAAATGAAAAATCAAATGTAATTATTGATGCTTTTGATAAGGGATCTTATGTTAAGATATTACCTAATGAAAATAAAATCATAGGTTATACTACTAAAAATAGTGGAGGTGTTCCCGAAAATTTCAAAAACTATTTTGTTATTCAATTTGATACACCATTTAGTATTGCAAAAGGGGTGAATGATAAAAAAATTACCGATATATTAGATAATACCTCTGACCACTCTGGAGCAATAGTAAGTTTTAATACAAAAAGAGGAGATCAAGTTCATGTTCGTATAGCTTCTTCTTTTATTAGCATTGAGCAAGCAGAGCTTAATCTAGCAGAGCTAGGTGATTTTACATTGGAAGAATTGAAGGAGCAGTCTAGAGAACAGTGGAATGAAGTTTTGGGTAAATTGGAAGTTGAAGATAAAAACATCGATAACTTGCGTACTTTTTATTCTTGCCTATATCGTTCAGTATTATTTCCAAGGAGCTTTTATGAATACAATAAAGACGGTGATGTAGTACATTATAGCCCATATAATGGTGAAGTATTATCAGGCTATATGTTTACAGATACTGGTTTTTGGGATACATTTAGGTCTTTGTTTCCATTACTAAACTTAGTATATCCATCTCAAAATCTTAAAATTCAAGAAGGTTTAGCCAATACATTTAAAGAAAGTGGATTTTTACCAGAATGGGCAAGCCCAGGACATAGAGATTGTATGGTTGGAAATAATTCTGCTTCTGTTGTTGCTGATGCTTATTTAAAAGGTGTTCAATATGAAGATATTGAAACCTTATGGAATGCTGTAGTTCATGGTGCTAATGCGGTTCATCCAGAAATAAGTTCAACAGGTCGTTTAGGTTTTGAATATTATAATAAGTTAGGATATGTTCCCTACGATGTAGATATCAATGAAAATGCTGCTCGTACGTTGGAATATGCTTATAATGACTGGTGTATTTATGAGCTAGGTAAAAAGTTGGGAAAATCTAAAAAGGAATTGAAACCTTTTAAAGAAAGGGCATTCAATTATCGTAATCTTTTTGATTCTGAACATAAATTGATGAGAGGTAAAAATGCCGATGGTGCGTTTCAATCTCCTTTTAATCCTTTGAAGTGGGGAGATGCTTTTACTGAAGGTAATAGTTGGCACTATACATGGTCTGTATTTCATGATCCTCAAGGTTTAATTGATTTGATGGGAGGTAAAGATGACTTTAATCAAATGTTGGATTCTGTTTTCAATGTTCCACCTTTATTTGATGATAGCTATTATGGGTTTGTAATCCATGAAATTCGTGAAATGCAAGTGATGAATATGGGTAATTATGCTCATGGAAACCAACCTATTCAACATATGATTTATCTTTATAACTATGCTGGTCAACCTTGGAAAGCTCAATATTGGACGAGAGAAGTAATGAATAAATTATATACACCAAATCCAGATGGATATTGTGGAGATGAAGACAATGGTCAAACTTCAGCTTGGTATGTTTTTTCTGCTTTAGGTTTTTATCCAGTTGCTCCTGGTACAGATCAATATGTAATAGGTTCTCCATTATTTGATAAAGCGACAATACATTTAGACAATGGTAAAGATGTAGTTCTTGAAGCTCAAAATAATAATGAAGAGAATAGATATATTCATTCTATTTTATTGAATAATAAAAACTACACTAAAAACTATTTCCAACATGGTGATTTTGCTAATGGGGTAAATATCATTTACTCAATGACTGATAAGCCTAATAAAGAAAGAGGTATTAATGATGTAGATGTACCTTATTCTTTCTCTAAGGAAAAATAA
- a CDS encoding hypothetical protein (KEGG: bfs:BF4083 hypothetical protein~SPTR: Putative uncharacterized protein;~IMG reference gene:2504106058) → MFILEKVKRIFIWFKRFRKRKGYGVHSPFAFNFITQVIYEKGVYYNYSLLNQLPHSKVESDKVIKLLFRLVNFISPHTILYKHRGDDISDIFRWAKSDVHIFGNVKNSCKLDFVYLEMSYDNKELENILTEIIPIMHKDSILIIYGIGFNKERMEFWSKVISHPNSGISFDLYDLGILFFDHSKNKQDYIVNF, encoded by the coding sequence ATGTTTATATTAGAAAAAGTAAAAAGAATATTCATTTGGTTCAAGAGGTTTAGGAAACGTAAAGGATATGGTGTTCATTCACCCTTTGCCTTTAATTTTATCACTCAAGTCATTTATGAAAAAGGAGTTTACTATAATTATTCTCTTCTTAATCAATTACCACATTCAAAAGTTGAGTCTGATAAAGTAATTAAATTATTATTTAGATTAGTAAACTTTATAAGTCCTCATACCATTCTATATAAACATAGAGGTGACGACATATCAGATATATTTAGATGGGCTAAATCTGATGTGCATATTTTTGGTAATGTAAAAAATTCTTGTAAACTTGATTTTGTTTATTTAGAAATGTCTTATGATAATAAAGAATTAGAAAATATTCTCACTGAAATAATTCCTATAATGCATAAGGACTCTATACTTATTATATATGGAATAGGGTTCAATAAGGAAAGAATGGAGTTTTGGTCAAAAGTGATAAGTCATCCTAACTCTGGGATTTCTTTTGATTTATATGATCTAGGCATATTGTTTTTTGATCATTCAAAGAATAAGCAAGACTATATAGTCAACTTCTAG
- a CDS encoding ATP/cobalamin adenosyltransferase (COGs: COG2096 conserved hypothetical protein~InterPro IPR002779:IPR017858~KEGG: bfs:BF4082 putative vitamin B12 related cobalamin adenosyltransferase~PFAM: Adenosylcobalamin biosynthesis, ATP:cob(I)alamin adenosyltransferase, EutT/PduO type~PRIAM: Cob(I)yrinic acid a,c-diamide adenosyltransferase~SPTR: ATP:cob(I)alamin adenosyltransferase;~TIGRFAM: Adenosylcobalamin biosynthesis, ATP:cob(I)alamin adenosyltransferase, PduO-type, N-terminal~IMG reference gene:2504106059~PFAM: Cobalamin adenosyltransferase~TIGRFAM: ATP:cob(I)alamin adenosyltransferase): MKKSFVYTRTGDKGTTSLIGGTRVPKYDIRLEAYGTIDELNAHIGLLISAMENSSDIKFLRGIQNKLFDVGSHLATDQSKTTLHRTSVMSEDEVEELEQRIDEMDENLPGLKSFILPGGTSASSVAHICRTICRRGERRILELSEKTEISSELIAYVNRLSDFFFVLSRKLNLETGQAEIYWNTNCK, from the coding sequence ATGAAAAAGAGTTTTGTTTATACACGTACTGGAGATAAAGGTACTACTAGTTTGATTGGTGGTACACGAGTTCCTAAATATGATATTCGTTTAGAAGCGTATGGAACCATTGATGAGTTAAATGCTCATATCGGCTTATTAATTTCTGCTATGGAGAATAGTAGTGATATTAAATTCTTGAGAGGAATTCAAAATAAACTTTTTGATGTGGGTTCTCACTTAGCAACCGATCAATCTAAAACAACTTTGCACAGAACATCTGTGATGAGCGAAGACGAAGTTGAAGAGCTAGAACAGCGCATTGATGAGATGGATGAAAATCTGCCTGGCTTGAAATCTTTTATTCTCCCAGGGGGTACTTCTGCATCTTCTGTAGCACATATATGTAGAACAATTTGCAGAAGAGGTGAAAGAAGAATTCTTGAATTATCTGAAAAAACAGAAATTTCGAGTGAATTAATCGCTTATGTGAATAGATTATCTGATTTTTTCTTTGTTTTATCTAGAAAGTTAAATTTAGAGACTGGGCAGGCAGAAATTTATTGGAATACTAATTGTAAATGA
- a CDS encoding hypothetical protein (KEGG: pgn:PGN_1678 hypothetical protein~SPTR: Putative uncharacterized protein;~IMG reference gene:2504106060~PFAM: Protein of unknown function (DUF2795)), whose protein sequence is MYWTLELASKLEDAPWPATKDELIDYATRSGAPLEVIENLQEMEDEGEVYESIEDIWPDYPSKEDFFFNEDEY, encoded by the coding sequence ATGTATTGGACATTAGAACTTGCATCAAAGTTAGAAGATGCTCCATGGCCAGCTACGAAAGATGAACTAATTGATTATGCTACGCGTTCTGGAGCACCATTAGAAGTAATAGAAAACCTTCAAGAAATGGAAGATGAGGGCGAAGTCTACGAAAGCATCGAAGATATTTGGCCAGATTATCCAAGTAAAGAAGATTTCTTTTTTAACGAAGATGAATATTAA
- a CDS encoding hypothetical protein (KEGG: bth:BT_2753 hypothetical protein~SPTR: Putative uncharacterized protein;~IMG reference gene:2504106061) — translation MKKSFYLVLVMLLGFSFTAHSQIKFGIKGGLNVTKVSFSNLPSNFDSNNRVGFFAGPTLDVKLPLVGLGVDGAFLFSKRDAKVEYNGKNETFSETGFDIPINLKYTFGLSSLASFYLAAGPNFFFNIDKSQKVDDVKFNKKSAQVGINMGGGVTFLTHYRLGINYNIPLNKSADGVTISDAKETLEENFKDASYKSKNWQISFTYLF, via the coding sequence ATGAAAAAAAGTTTTTATTTGGTTTTAGTAATGCTTTTGGGCTTTTCTTTTACAGCTCATTCGCAGATTAAGTTTGGTATTAAAGGTGGTTTGAATGTTACTAAAGTTTCTTTTAGTAATCTTCCTAGTAATTTCGACTCCAATAACCGTGTAGGGTTCTTTGCTGGACCTACATTGGATGTTAAGCTTCCGCTGGTAGGTTTAGGTGTCGATGGTGCATTTTTGTTTTCGAAAAGAGATGCCAAGGTAGAATATAATGGAAAAAATGAAACTTTTTCTGAAACAGGATTTGATATTCCTATTAATTTGAAATACACTTTTGGCTTATCAAGTCTAGCTTCTTTTTACCTAGCAGCAGGTCCAAACTTCTTTTTCAATATTGATAAAAGTCAAAAAGTGGATGATGTGAAGTTTAATAAGAAGAGCGCACAAGTTGGTATTAATATGGGTGGTGGTGTTACTTTCCTTACTCACTATAGATTAGGGATTAATTATAATATACCCTTGAATAAATCGGCAGATGGCGTAACTATTTCTGATGCTAAAGAAACTTTAGAAGAAAATTTTAAAGATGCTTCTTACAAATCTAAAAACTGGCAAATATCATTTACTTATTTATTCTAA
- a CDS encoding D-alanyl-D-alaninecarboxypeptidase/D-alanyl-D-al anine-endopeptidase (COGs: COG2027 D-alanyl-D-alanine carboxypeptidase (penicillin-binding protein 4)~InterPro IPR000667~KEGG: bfr:BF0025 D-alanyl-D-alanine carboxypeptidase~PFAM: Peptidase S13, D-Ala-D-Ala carboxypeptidase C~PRIAM: Serine-type D-Ala-D-Ala carboxypeptidase~SPTR: Putative uncharacterized protein;~TIGRFAM: Peptidase S13, D-Ala-D-Ala carboxypeptidase C~IMG reference gene:2504106062~PFAM: D-Ala-D-Ala carboxypeptidase 3 (S13) family~TIGRFAM: D-alanyl-D-alanine carboxypeptidase, serine-type, PBP4 family) has translation MAVILAFTFEINSICQNNISTEIDKYIKQYLPSSSEVGIAVYNLSKDQLIYEHNANKLARPASTLKLLTAITALEYHVQPIETSLWYNGVIKENVLYGDLYVVGGLNPEFGEVELDEFISQIKKLSVSHIKGNIYGDISLKDSLYWGEGWAWDDNPSSYQPYISPLTYNKGKVTIESRPYNPGQKAQVIAKPKSSYYSIENKTVSKDPKAGKLEVTRNWLENQNNIMISGNVDRFRVKEVNVYNSTNFFLHTFYEKMMQNGIIIDGYYDVLEFEEGKETQLIYKNIITIPEIIKPMLKESDNLNAESLLINIGKLNKGKHISAKDGLTYVDSLVLKLGDNPCNYQIADGSGLSPYNLISANLLLNLLKYTYQKKSIFNVIYPSMPVAGIDGTLAYRMKNTSAYKKVKAKTGTITAASSLAGFTENSKGEIIAFAILNQNILKSSQARRFQDVVCSLLSK, from the coding sequence TTGGCCGTTATTTTGGCATTTACCTTTGAAATAAACTCTATCTGTCAAAATAATATCTCTACAGAAATTGATAAGTATATTAAACAATACCTACCTTCGAGTTCGGAGGTAGGTATTGCTGTTTATAACCTCAGCAAAGACCAGTTAATATATGAGCATAATGCCAATAAATTAGCTCGACCAGCCTCAACATTAAAACTCCTAACTGCAATAACAGCTCTGGAGTATCATGTACAACCTATTGAAACCTCGTTGTGGTATAATGGTGTCATTAAGGAGAATGTTTTATATGGAGATTTATATGTTGTAGGTGGATTAAATCCTGAATTTGGAGAAGTAGAATTAGATGAATTTATAAGTCAAATTAAGAAACTATCAGTTTCTCACATTAAAGGAAATATTTATGGAGATATCTCATTAAAAGATTCACTCTATTGGGGTGAAGGATGGGCATGGGATGATAATCCTAGTTCCTATCAACCCTATATCTCTCCTCTTACATACAATAAAGGTAAAGTAACTATAGAGTCAAGACCTTATAATCCTGGTCAGAAAGCACAAGTGATAGCCAAACCAAAATCATCTTATTATTCTATTGAAAACAAAACAGTAAGTAAAGATCCTAAAGCAGGAAAACTAGAAGTAACCCGTAATTGGTTGGAAAACCAAAATAATATTATGATTTCTGGAAATGTGGATCGATTTAGGGTGAAAGAAGTAAATGTTTATAATTCTACAAATTTTTTCCTACATACCTTTTATGAGAAAATGATGCAAAATGGAATTATTATTGATGGATATTATGATGTTTTAGAATTTGAAGAAGGCAAAGAGACACAGTTAATCTATAAAAATATCATCACTATTCCTGAAATTATAAAACCTATGCTCAAAGAAAGTGATAATCTAAATGCAGAATCATTACTTATTAATATAGGAAAGTTGAATAAAGGTAAGCATATCTCAGCAAAAGATGGGCTAACCTATGTTGATTCATTAGTTTTAAAACTAGGAGATAACCCTTGTAATTATCAAATTGCTGATGGAAGTGGGTTGTCACCCTATAATTTAATTAGTGCAAATCTTCTTCTCAATCTCTTAAAATACACTTACCAAAAGAAGTCTATTTTCAATGTAATATATCCCTCTATGCCTGTAGCTGGTATTGATGGAACATTAGCTTATCGTATGAAGAATACAAGTGCCTACAAAAAAGTAAAGGCTAAAACCGGCACCATTACTGCTGCCAGTAGCCTTGCAGGCTTTACTGAAAACAGCAAAGGTGAGATTATAGCCTTCGCAATTCTGAATCAAAATATACTGAAAAGTAGCCAAGCAAGACGTTTTCAAGACGTTGTTTGCAGTCTACTAAGTAAATAA
- a CDS encoding dihydrolipoamide dehydrogenase (COGs: COG1249 Pyruvate/2-oxoglutarate dehydrogenase complex dihydrolipoamide dehydrogenase (E3)~InterPro IPR013027:IPR004099:IPR006258~KEGG: bfs:BF0023 putative dihydrolipoamide dehydrogenase~PFAM: FAD-dependent pyridine nucleotide-disulphide oxidoreductase; Pyridine nucleotide-disulphide oxidoreductase, dimerisation~PRIAM: Dihydrolipoyl dehydrogenase~SPTR: Putative dihydrolipoamide dehydrogenase;~TIGRFAM: Dihydrolipoamide dehydrogenase~IMG reference gene:2504106063~PFAM: Pyridine nucleotide-disulphide oxidoreductase; Pyridine nucleotide-disulphide oxidoreductase, dimerisation domain~TIGRFAM: dihydrolipoamide dehydrogenase): MKNYQVAIIGGGPAGYSAAEKAGKAGLNVILFEKKNLGGVCLNEGCIPTKTLLYSAKIYDKTKDAKRFAVNIENASFDFKRIISRKNKVVRKLVLGVKAKMEEAKVEVVEGEAFLINKNTIRCQDEEYTFDNLLICTGSHTFVPPIPGVDQVDYWTHEDALSTKEQPKSLIVVGGGVIGLEFASFYNSLGTKVTIIEMMDEILPGMDREVVEELRKEYTKKGIEFMLQTKVESLSKKDDLATVTVSKDNEEQSLEAEKVLLSVGRRASIENFGLENLGIERNEKKQVVVNAQLQSSIPTIFVCGDANGKSLLAHTAIREAEVAINTILGKDDSMSYSAIPGIVYTNPEIAGVGKTEEQLQREGITYTKKVIPMTFSGRFVAENEGFNGLCKLLIDEEKDHVLGAHLLGNPASEIITLAAMAIDLKLTTKEWNKIVFPHPTVTEIFKEFL; the protein is encoded by the coding sequence ATGAAAAATTATCAAGTAGCTATTATTGGAGGAGGCCCTGCTGGGTACAGTGCGGCTGAAAAAGCAGGTAAAGCTGGTTTAAATGTAATCTTATTTGAAAAGAAAAACCTAGGGGGTGTTTGTCTAAACGAAGGATGTATTCCAACAAAGACACTTTTATACTCGGCCAAAATTTATGATAAAACGAAAGATGCGAAACGTTTCGCTGTAAATATAGAAAATGCTTCATTTGATTTTAAGCGTATTATTTCTCGCAAAAATAAAGTTGTTCGTAAACTAGTTTTGGGAGTTAAAGCAAAAATGGAAGAAGCCAAAGTAGAAGTCGTTGAAGGAGAAGCATTCCTTATTAATAAAAATACAATTCGCTGCCAAGATGAAGAATATACATTTGATAATCTTCTTATCTGCACAGGTTCGCATACTTTTGTCCCTCCAATTCCTGGAGTCGATCAAGTAGACTATTGGACACATGAAGATGCTTTATCAACTAAGGAACAACCTAAATCTCTAATTGTAGTAGGTGGTGGAGTAATAGGACTTGAGTTCGCTTCTTTCTATAACAGTTTAGGAACTAAAGTAACCATTATTGAAATGATGGACGAAATTCTTCCGGGTATGGATAGAGAAGTAGTAGAAGAGTTACGAAAAGAATATACAAAGAAAGGCATTGAGTTTATGCTTCAAACAAAGGTTGAATCTTTAAGTAAGAAAGACGACTTAGCTACTGTAACTGTATCAAAAGACAATGAAGAACAAAGCCTAGAAGCAGAAAAAGTGTTATTGAGTGTGGGTAGAAGAGCTTCTATAGAAAACTTTGGATTAGAAAATTTGGGTATTGAACGCAATGAAAAAAAGCAAGTTGTTGTCAATGCTCAGCTACAATCATCTATCCCTACTATTTTTGTATGTGGTGATGCCAATGGAAAATCGCTTTTAGCTCATACGGCTATCAGAGAAGCAGAAGTAGCAATAAATACGATTCTCGGAAAAGATGATTCTATGAGTTATTCAGCTATACCAGGTATTGTTTATACAAATCCAGAAATAGCGGGTGTAGGAAAAACAGAAGAACAACTCCAAAGAGAAGGAATAACATATACTAAAAAGGTCATTCCAATGACTTTCTCTGGTAGATTTGTAGCCGAAAATGAAGGGTTTAATGGATTATGCAAACTTCTTATTGATGAAGAAAAAGACCATGTATTAGGAGCGCATTTATTAGGTAATCCAGCATCAGAAATAATAACATTAGCTGCAATGGCTATTGATTTAAAATTGACAACTAAAGAGTGGAACAAAATAGTATTCCCTCACCCCACAGTAACCGAAATATTTAAAGAATTCCTATGA
- a CDS encoding hypothetical protein (KEGG: bvu:BVU_1111 hypothetical protein~SPTR: Putative uncharacterized protein;~IMG reference gene:2504106064~PFAM: Protein of unknown function (DUF1200)) — protein sequence MNRTFHSRTRWDQIIYVFVIASVCLYMIWIKQAILAAILAVLLIVLIEKIIHTQYIITSNNKLIIKRGRFSKTQELDFDNITDIEEKTTTKFGAFYVAKYVLITYNKNKYIAITPASPSRFINAVIKIKEHYIDNES from the coding sequence ATGAATAGAACATTCCATTCTCGTACACGATGGGACCAAATCATCTACGTTTTTGTCATAGCTTCAGTATGCTTGTATATGATTTGGATAAAGCAGGCTATATTAGCCGCAATTCTTGCTGTATTATTAATTGTTCTTATCGAAAAAATAATTCATACCCAATATATCATTACAAGTAATAATAAATTGATTATCAAAAGAGGAAGATTTAGTAAAACACAAGAACTGGATTTTGATAACATTACTGATATTGAAGAAAAAACAACTACTAAATTTGGAGCATTCTACGTTGCTAAATATGTATTGATCACTTACAATAAGAATAAATATATAGCAATCACTCCAGCTAGTCCGAGTCGATTTATTAATGCAGTTATTAAAATAAAAGAACACTATATAGATAACGAATCCTAA